A segment of the Hyperolius riggenbachi isolate aHypRig1 chromosome 8, aHypRig1.pri, whole genome shotgun sequence genome:
ACCTTACCAAACTGCACCAGATGTCCCACTTATTATGGACAAAACTAAactccctgcccctcccccccctgcttTTTATCCCCCCTACAGGGGCTACAGTCTAGCGGAATTGGAGGAACACATCTCTCTTCTTCATGAATACAATGAGTTGAAAGATACCGGGCAGATGTTATTAGGCCGTTTAGGTAAGTAGTCACTTCTTCTACCGAGTGTTCCTTCTGAGGGACCTTTCACACCGAGGTGGAGCGatgcagtatttttaccgcaccccaccgccgggcaatgaaagtctatagagactTTTATACTTCCGCGGTACGGTGCAACAGAATTCTGCATCCCCGATGCAGGTCAAGAACTATGTTAATGCTGCGATCTGCGTTGGCCTGAAAAAATCGACTCGTAGCTTCTGTGATTTTCTGCATACCCAAAGCACGCGTCACATgcgggtcacttcctgtttgacagGCGGCCAGACGGGACACCGACATATAGCGCGGTGttgcctgaaggcctgtttttgatgaTGTGGTGCATCGGCCGCGACACATCACTGACGCTGGTTTctgctgtgaaaccagcctaaagttgTATCACAATCACAATATACAGGGGGAGACTGGGGAACGTGTGTTGATTCTCCAGCTATTTATGTATGAACTGATTTGCAGTGGTCTATTGGCTTtggttagggctcaaacccactagaagccttttctaagcactagtgatttcaaaaagctcttgctaatgcaatgctactgGTGAATGTTATAAAATCACATGCCTAGTGGGAtcccacccatagcattacattagcaagagcttggcGGATCGGTCGAAACCAGTCTTTTCAGCTGAACGATCATTTCTGGCTTGACgtcaaatcaaaatctcagaccattagaatattgtgaaaatttcaatattctaggctaaaAGTGTCAGACTGTAATCcgttaattaatccaaaacacctgcaaagtgttcttatttcatatattattttcacctttttaaagagagtctgaagcctaaaaaaataCCTCCTTTTTACTAGGCAATCCTGTTCAGCAAAAAGGCCATAGCTGAAgcgccgcatccctgcggcagaacAATCAGTTAATATACCCcctaaatcccggggcaaaattccacgtcttttcaggttgtggattttgctgcccgggggaggcagagctgcagtgcAAATCTCTGTCGCGTCagtctctgcctctccctgcccctctcagtgaaagaagaaggcggagatacgcgcagaTTGAcgcaagcagaggcagagctactgcacaaagctctgcctctacccggaaggaaccctgaattttgccccagggatttctGGGGTATTAATTGATGGTAATGCAGCGTTTAAGCTATGGCCTTATTgctgaacaggaaaaaaaatacatatatccaggcacatcgcctctagttaggacattaaataagttattaaggaaagggaggtgctgaagggggagtggctagaaaacagcagaaatctattaacccttcgcactcttgcatgcaaatgttcaaacaaatgcattcacagattcactcatccaggcaccactgttatccctacagctaagttaaaagccggggttttagttcacagaagaatgcattcttatgcttagtcacctatactgcgcagaagtacccaggtgaacataggtgtcctaactctggccctgtaacagtaAACTGCCTAGTAAAAagagcatctttttttttttttcttcagactctttttgcacaatattctaatactTCGAGTTTCACCTGCAGTGGCGTACAAATGGGGTAGTGCAGGGAGCGGCCCCCCTGAAGCCGCGGTGGCCGCCGTGCAGAGTACAGCGCGCAGCTAAAAGACGTGCACTGCCACTATCTCACCTGCTCCTCAGAGTCCATtgatgttaggccccgttcacatcacaaacgcggatggccatgtgtgcagaacgcaacgcatgcgaacgcacgccatccgtgtttgtgtgcgttgcgtggctgatcccatcactgaaaagtgaatgggacagccacgcgtttttacaaaaaaatgcgtgctgcatgcgttcccggaccgcacaggtccggaacgcatgcagtgtgaacatcagacagtgcactctatgcactgtctgatgtcgtgcgtgtcggcctcccgcacgcgtttccaaaatgcggctggaaacgcgtgcagtgtgattgGGGCCTAAGACTTCTTGTCACCGCTAAGCTCTCCCCCTCTTCCTGTACTTGCATAATCACGTGATGCAGGAAGAGGCGTCAGGCAGTGGGGTAGAGCTGAGCAGTGACAGGAAGTTTGATATCGGTGGACTCTGTGATGGAGCAGGTAAGATAACCGCATGTCTTCCAGCTGCGCTGTACTCTgcatggctaactatactggtggcaactattccaggcttctgatactggggcaacaattccaggctacttatactggggtcagctcttctaggctacctatactgaggtggcatctattccaggctacctatactggcaactattccaggctacctatactgggggcatctatacctggcattGCCTACCGTGGCATGCTTAGAATGCCACACTCACACTTTTTTTTGGAGAGGGGGTCAGAGGGGTgtcatttaatacccagcacaGAGTGTCAAATGCCCTGGCCTCTTTTACTTAGTTCTACTTAGTTTATTGTGGTTTTTGTCTTTTCTCCTTCAGCCATACTCCGTGGTGTCACTACAAAAGACCTGTATTCTGAGTTCGGCCTGGACTTCGAAGATTAAAAATGACCTCAGGATTTTAACTTTAACGCTTGATGTacagattttcccagaaagggatTTTATTGGGATATGcagcccatttttctttgcaccagAGAGATGAGAAATTGTTGACTTTTGGGAAAAAATTTTCATAAGAGGACT
Coding sequences within it:
- the SWI5 gene encoding DNA repair protein SWI5 homolog; the encoded protein is MLEQDVARLKEKEASLDKEIAQLEAEGYSLAELEEHISLLHEYNELKDTGQMLLGRLAILRGVTTKDLYSEFGLDFED